One part of the Tachysurus fulvidraco isolate hzauxx_2018 chromosome 23, HZAU_PFXX_2.0, whole genome shotgun sequence genome encodes these proteins:
- the irak1bp1 gene encoding interleukin-1 receptor-associated kinase 1-binding protein 1 homolog produces the protein MAAHSPARVFASLVPATSDDSVGVKELMIPGVKAGCSRCAGLGRQVEVTGIAEVCAPPDRAAVSVSVSNRKESAKDAANSVQRRLDYILHTGRQHGLREEDMTVMKHLQREEALYCMQAEVSMVFSDFVKMQAVRSVLIEKLDRSVCVGDPRFSHSSESLSVLRRRVCADAVKNARLKAHEVCNLLGQALGRPIVVREEESLEWRPGQQEGMASTPSTLQEKLEQMSISASSHVFVTFELKPKHSTRKR, from the exons ATGGCGGCGCACAGTCCGGCTCGGGTTTTCGCTTCTCTCGTACCAGCCACCAGCGATGATAGTGTCGGTGTGAAGGAGCTGATGATCCCGGGTGTGAAGGCGGGGTGTAGTCGATGTGCCGGTCTCGGGAGGCAGGTGGAGGTGACGGGTATCGCCGAGGTGTGTGCTCCTCCTGACCGGGCTGCTGTTAGTGTCTCTGTGTCTAACAGGAAGGAAAGCGCTAAAGACGCCGCTAACAGCGTGCAGCGCAGACTGGACTACATCCTGCACACCGGCCGCCAGCACGGACTCAGG GAGGAGGACATGACTGTGATGAAACACTTGCAGAGAGAGGAAGCGTTGTACTGCATGCAGGCTGAG gtgAGCATGGTGTTTTCAGACTTTGTGAAGATGCAGGCTGTTCGCTCGGTGCTGATTGAAAAGCTGGACAGAAGCGTGTGTGTTGGGGATCCACGTTTCTCCCACAGTTCAGAAAGCCTCAGTGTGTTACG GAGACGCGTGTGTGCAGACGCTGTGAAAAATGCTCGCCTTAAAGCACACGAGGTGTGTAACCTGCTAGGACAGGCTTTAGGACGGCCCATAGTGGTACGGGAGGAGGAGTCTCTGGAGTGGAGGCCCGGGCAACAAGAGGGCATGGCCAGTACTCCAAGTACTTTACAGGAGAAATTGGAACAGATGTCAATCTCTGCGTCGTCACATGTGTTCGTAACATTTGAGCTGAAGCCTAAGCACAGTACGAGGAAGAGGTGA